One uncultured Caproiciproducens sp. DNA segment encodes these proteins:
- a CDS encoding AbrB/MazE/SpoVT family DNA-binding domain-containing protein, whose translation MAVAIVRRIDQLGRIVMPKELRKGLNINANDQFEFFVDDDKIILRKKKFACEFCNGVHNVVNFEGHIVCRKCIKRMNAMFT comes from the coding sequence ATGGCAGTTGCAATAGTTAGAAGAATTGACCAATTAGGCCGAATTGTTATGCCCAAAGAACTCAGGAAGGGTCTTAATATAAATGCAAATGATCAGTTTGAATTTTTTGTTGATGATGATAAAATCATTCTAAGAAAAAAGAAATTTGCATGTGAGTTTTGCAACGGCGTACATAATGTTGTTAACTTTGAAGGCCACATCGTTTGTCGCAAATGTATAAAAAGAATGAATGCCATGTTTACCTAA
- a CDS encoding phage holin family protein, with protein sequence MDKLKATFIAVFTALSAWLGILAVPMLLLVAVNIIDYGTGLAAAKYRNQKISSYKGFRGIVKKICMWLLVGIGAVIDCLITYAADSAGITLHFGYAVASLAAVWLICNEIISILENMSDIGVALPPFLLKIVGSLKSQVESKADQALPVGAMQGIIGTIEDTALTEAAQTGADAAAEVKTDTAAAGDAKTE encoded by the coding sequence ATGGACAAATTAAAAGCAACCTTTATCGCGGTATTCACGGCACTGTCGGCGTGGCTGGGAATTCTGGCCGTGCCGATGCTGCTCCTAGTGGCAGTCAACATCATTGATTACGGTACCGGCCTTGCCGCGGCGAAGTACCGCAACCAGAAGATCAGCAGCTATAAAGGATTCCGCGGAATCGTCAAAAAAATCTGCATGTGGCTGCTGGTCGGCATCGGAGCCGTCATTGACTGCCTAATTACATACGCGGCGGATTCTGCCGGCATTACTCTGCATTTTGGGTATGCGGTCGCGTCACTTGCGGCGGTGTGGCTGATCTGCAACGAGATTATCAGTATCCTTGAAAACATGTCCGATATCGGTGTGGCATTGCCGCCATTCCTGCTGAAGATCGTCGGAAGCTTAAAGTCCCAGGTTGAGAGCAAAGCAGATCAGGCGCTGCCGGTAGGTGCAATGCAGGGTATTATTGGTACCATTGAAGATACCGCGCTCACCGAAGCTGCACAGACCGGGGCGGATGCAGCGGCAGAGGTTAAGACAGATACGGCGGCGGCCGGGGACGCGAAAACAGAATAG
- a CDS encoding glycoside hydrolase family 25 protein codes for MKGIDISKHNPVVDWDKVAASGIGFVLIRAGYGNDISQKDPKFDEYIKAALARGLHVGVYWFSYAVSIADALKEAEVCKKVLAPYQGQIDFPVAFDYEYDSINWAVSHKITVTASADSMARAFMDSMKADGWFANLYTNIDFIKSGKFSAATIKAYDVWLADYSGAPDYPCYIQQTGSTGTVPGITGNVDMDVSFRDYPTMIVAGGYNGYPKQPQTAVKIDTTTEVCFEKGRMYTFYTESGQVPTVTCGTTNVVALMHCRRDTALGRDYWHITSIGQPGQATGIYTAAPGEKPTKRFVARVA; via the coding sequence ATGAAGGGAATAGACATCAGTAAGCACAATCCTGTCGTTGACTGGGATAAGGTGGCCGCTTCCGGCATTGGCTTTGTGCTTATCCGCGCCGGATACGGCAACGACATCAGTCAGAAAGATCCTAAATTTGATGAATACATAAAAGCCGCTCTTGCCCGAGGGTTACATGTCGGCGTGTATTGGTTCAGCTACGCTGTGTCCATTGCGGACGCGCTCAAAGAAGCAGAGGTCTGCAAAAAGGTTCTTGCCCCATATCAGGGGCAGATTGATTTTCCTGTTGCTTTTGACTATGAGTACGATTCAATCAACTGGGCGGTATCACATAAAATCACCGTGACCGCTTCTGCCGACAGCATGGCCCGCGCCTTTATGGACAGCATGAAAGCGGATGGATGGTTTGCCAACCTTTATACCAACATCGATTTTATTAAATCCGGAAAATTCAGCGCGGCCACGATCAAGGCTTATGACGTGTGGCTTGCAGATTATAGCGGCGCACCGGACTATCCCTGCTATATTCAGCAGACAGGCAGCACCGGAACGGTACCAGGCATTACCGGCAATGTGGACATGGATGTGTCTTTCAGGGATTATCCCACCATGATTGTAGCCGGAGGTTACAACGGGTACCCGAAACAGCCGCAGACTGCCGTTAAGATCGACACAACGACCGAGGTGTGTTTTGAAAAAGGCAGGATGTACACTTTCTACACTGAATCAGGGCAAGTGCCTACGGTGACCTGTGGAACCACAAATGTTGTAGCATTAATGCATTGTCGCAGAGATACGGCACTCGGCCGTGATTATTGGCATATCACGTCTATTGGGCAGCCCGGGCAGGCAACCGGGATCTACACAGCCGCGCCGGGTGAGAAACCAACCAAGCGTTTTGTGGCAAGAGTAGCATAG
- a CDS encoding XkdX family protein has protein sequence MILGWITADEYQQITGEAYAE, from the coding sequence GTGATACTCGGCTGGATCACAGCTGACGAATACCAGCAGATTACCGGGGAGGCGTATGCAGAATGA
- a CDS encoding phage tail tube protein, whose product MSDDIKLQGIPSGTDGQGFVTIGGKVLDAFRIKKIDVTAEFEVESQFFAGDPVKQNAYRGVAYTGNLEYYNTTSAFKKAVRTYQNGGAFPDISVQYYVDSPAYGREEITVSEMVFDKIPMGGFDDSSSKAISQATTFKAHHIDLPEMFDE is encoded by the coding sequence ATGAGTGACGATATCAAGCTTCAAGGCATACCCAGCGGAACAGACGGTCAGGGCTTTGTTACTATTGGTGGGAAAGTTCTTGACGCCTTTAGAATCAAGAAGATTGACGTAACTGCTGAATTTGAGGTTGAAAGCCAATTTTTCGCGGGAGACCCTGTTAAGCAAAACGCCTATCGCGGTGTGGCCTACACCGGAAATCTGGAATATTACAACACCACTTCTGCGTTTAAAAAAGCTGTCAGGACTTATCAGAACGGAGGCGCTTTCCCGGATATCTCGGTACAGTATTATGTTGACAGCCCCGCATACGGACGTGAAGAAATTACTGTATCTGAAATGGTGTTTGATAAAATCCCGATGGGCGGTTTTGATGACAGCTCAAGCAAAGCGATTTCGCAGGCTACCACATTCAAGGCACACCACATTGACCTGCCTGAAATGTTTGACGAATAA
- a CDS encoding phage tail sheath N-terminal beta-sandwich domain-containing protein, with protein MITAILPGTNVEVVAGERAAAASVTGVVTIPLMLSWGDILTKIYKGDDALTKLGYKLSDVKMKLVNEVMNYADELLLYRLNTGEKATGTLAAGITVTAKYGGIRGNDLKVTVTASDTNWIIKTFLDTAEIDSQIVADESNFVANDFITIIGSGTLASATVILTGGADGTEDAGAIDAYLTEIEKHDYNVLAYTGTDSAEIAKIITFTNEQVANDKDACAVVSGTSANNKFIYNSTIGGVNAAYSLSAPEAAATMAGIIAKQGIAGSCTYFDVIGWTDVATRLTKAQQEARTQVGEMLFVYKYGGVKVLYDINSLTTYTTENPEDFHKGLVIRTLTRYASELQKLLDTKAIGKIRRTVSGKNQIKGMIADMTTVNYLNKKYIDGFTADDITIVDGASRDAIIVTVGILVADTVDKINVTVKAL; from the coding sequence TTGATTACCGCAATTTTGCCCGGTACGAATGTTGAAGTAGTCGCCGGAGAGCGTGCCGCGGCTGCCAGTGTAACAGGTGTTGTTACGATACCGCTTATGCTCAGCTGGGGCGACATTCTGACAAAGATATACAAGGGAGACGACGCATTAACCAAGCTCGGATACAAGCTGTCCGACGTCAAAATGAAGCTTGTCAATGAGGTTATGAATTACGCTGATGAACTGCTTCTTTATCGGCTGAACACTGGTGAAAAAGCAACCGGAACGCTTGCCGCTGGAATTACGGTAACGGCAAAATACGGCGGAATCCGGGGAAATGACCTTAAAGTCACTGTCACGGCGAGCGATACAAACTGGATTATTAAAACTTTCCTCGACACTGCCGAAATAGATTCGCAGATCGTTGCAGACGAAAGTAATTTCGTTGCCAATGATTTTATCACAATTATCGGGTCCGGAACTCTTGCCTCCGCTACTGTCATTTTAACGGGCGGGGCAGACGGGACAGAGGATGCCGGGGCGATAGACGCATACTTAACAGAAATTGAAAAGCACGATTACAACGTCCTAGCCTACACCGGCACGGATTCCGCGGAAATTGCAAAAATAATTACTTTTACCAATGAGCAGGTCGCCAACGATAAAGACGCTTGCGCTGTGGTATCCGGGACCTCTGCGAACAATAAATTTATTTACAATTCGACTATCGGCGGCGTTAATGCGGCTTATTCCCTATCTGCTCCCGAAGCGGCCGCGACTATGGCGGGAATTATTGCAAAGCAGGGAATAGCCGGAAGCTGCACTTATTTTGATGTGATCGGGTGGACGGATGTTGCGACGCGCCTTACAAAGGCCCAGCAGGAAGCAAGGACACAAGTGGGTGAAATGCTTTTTGTTTATAAGTATGGCGGGGTGAAAGTACTTTACGATATTAACTCCTTGACTACTTATACAACAGAAAATCCAGAGGACTTCCATAAGGGGCTTGTGATACGCACTCTTACGAGGTATGCCTCAGAACTGCAAAAGCTTCTCGATACAAAAGCGATCGGGAAAATTCGTCGGACTGTATCTGGGAAGAACCAAATCAAAGGTATGATCGCGGACATGACCACGGTCAACTATCTCAATAAAAAGTATATTGACGGCTTTACTGCTGACGATATCACGATTGTTGACGGTGCAAGCCGGGACGCAATTATCGTAACGGTCGGAATTCTGGTAGCCGATACAGTGGACAAAATTAATGTTACCGTAAAGGCTCTGTAA
- a CDS encoding DUF6838 family protein, whose translation MNIPVNILFNPKLNARRKAGTLTIADHVLIGTAVFLAGLFPASKVAIGNRTSGVHPPEIGVNLYDQSNSKKSTDTAEFTFGIEITYIPEDSADRAEINHAIFLILQGFDVIQSDVGTFRCRDKASDITDGLGHVTGNVAVRAVTMPTDSDGLIITQDEIINKIKGVVI comes from the coding sequence GTGAATATTCCGGTAAACATATTATTCAACCCAAAGCTTAATGCTCGACGTAAGGCTGGCACGCTCACCATCGCTGATCATGTGCTGATCGGTACGGCCGTGTTCCTCGCCGGACTGTTCCCAGCGTCAAAAGTCGCTATCGGGAACAGGACGTCCGGGGTCCATCCGCCCGAGATCGGCGTAAACCTGTACGATCAATCCAACAGCAAAAAATCAACCGACACGGCTGAATTCACGTTCGGAATAGAAATAACCTACATCCCGGAAGATTCTGCGGACCGTGCCGAGATTAATCATGCGATATTCCTTATCCTGCAGGGTTTTGATGTCATTCAGAGCGACGTCGGAACGTTCCGGTGCAGGGACAAAGCATCTGACATTACCGACGGCCTCGGTCATGTTACCGGAAATGTGGCTGTCAGAGCAGTCACCATGCCAACTGATTCAGACGGCCTGATTATTACGCAAGACGAAATCATCAATAAAATAAAGGGGGTAGTCATTTGA
- a CDS encoding HK97 gp10 family phage protein, protein MSDINFAENYSKYRKQLEELGADLSKCAQSVVSKMADVGMKTSIKATPVGQYPSQVSFITNDGKIVTFKVHKKIGGTLRRGWKKDATRKEGKDWISGFSNNVAYAIYVNGGHRIVSHGITWGYVPGKRMLEQGQNEAERQAPAIFEAKIAEIKQKGGW, encoded by the coding sequence ATGAGCGACATTAATTTCGCTGAAAACTATTCCAAATATCGAAAACAGTTGGAAGAACTGGGCGCTGATCTTTCAAAATGTGCTCAGAGTGTTGTATCCAAAATGGCCGATGTTGGGATGAAGACCTCAATTAAAGCAACTCCGGTTGGGCAATATCCATCGCAAGTGAGCTTTATCACAAATGACGGTAAAATTGTCACTTTCAAAGTCCATAAAAAAATAGGTGGCACACTTCGCCGCGGTTGGAAAAAAGACGCTACCCGTAAAGAAGGAAAAGACTGGATCAGTGGCTTCAGCAATAATGTCGCTTATGCCATATATGTCAATGGCGGCCATCGTATCGTATCTCACGGTATTACATGGGGCTATGTTCCGGGAAAGCGAATGCTTGAGCAGGGGCAGAATGAAGCAGAGCGGCAGGCCCCCGCTATTTTTGAAGCAAAGATAGCGGAAATAAAGCAGAAGGGCGGGTGGTAG
- a CDS encoding phage scaffolding protein produces the protein MLEWLKTVLGDAYSEDIDSKVSAEIGKGFVSRTDFNTANEAKKSLEGQIAERDKQIKGFEKLSGDNEALKAQLTSVQEANKTAKADYESNLKKVTLDSRVETALLGAKAKNTKAVRALLDESKISLDGENVLGLNEQVAALQKDASYLFGETQQQNPPPPAKGDPPKGDNDLAKWAAEAGVTLPKTI, from the coding sequence ATGCTTGAATGGCTAAAAACAGTCCTCGGGGACGCGTACTCAGAGGATATTGACAGCAAAGTATCGGCAGAAATCGGCAAAGGCTTTGTTTCACGTACGGATTTCAACACCGCAAACGAGGCAAAAAAGTCCCTCGAAGGGCAGATTGCTGAGCGCGACAAGCAGATCAAGGGCTTTGAAAAGCTTTCCGGTGATAATGAAGCACTGAAAGCACAACTCACATCCGTACAGGAGGCCAATAAAACGGCAAAAGCCGATTATGAATCCAACCTGAAAAAAGTCACGCTTGACAGCCGGGTCGAAACGGCCCTGCTTGGCGCCAAGGCCAAAAACACAAAAGCCGTACGCGCCCTTCTGGACGAAAGCAAGATTTCCCTCGATGGGGAAAACGTTCTCGGTCTGAATGAACAGGTCGCGGCGTTGCAGAAAGACGCTTCGTACCTGTTCGGAGAAACCCAACAGCAGAATCCGCCTCCGCCGGCAAAAGGTGATCCGCCGAAGGGCGATAATGATCTCGCAAAATGGGCGGCTGAAGCCGGAGTAACGCTGCCTAAAACCATCTGA
- a CDS encoding minor capsid protein, whose protein sequence is MPSYWETRAIDSIGRMESAVDGALPELVKSFEQAKRDLNDTVFKFYARYAKNNKISLDEAQKVLSLSELQDFRGDLNEFERLAKDSIGTFDLQVDNLSVKARITRYEALLTQCDGMLQKLYQEQKKQIEGTATQVYTEEYYRRQFDIEKYTGFQFNFSQPSTSAIRKVLEQPVQGMDISTRLWRQDIDTGFRIRSTLNNMFMTGRPPQDFSTELQKAIGAVRTNPDGTPGGVGKKYEAYRLLYNESSHAVNQAHLQAYRDDGLDEYEVVATLDKATCDICSPQDGKHYPVDKAVEGVNHPSFHVNCRCTTAPYIGDLDSFSGERMARDPVTGKSIPTTAQTYGEWKAQQDEKYGVGTVDTERKKAQNEVPDFQQYQKVRSTLGENAPFPFANYQDQKYNNPEEFAKTQRQLKTFEKIYSKDVYTVEYKQKLKDTYQFFRKNGFEFTEHALNRTVGQKHAKDKVNFTQEQLLGILQKVPNYTQPNGHQVRFYDDLAVIQATDTSEIVSIVTRKTPKADWSENK, encoded by the coding sequence ATGCCTTCGTATTGGGAAACTCGCGCGATTGATAGTATCGGCCGCATGGAGTCCGCTGTGGATGGCGCCCTGCCAGAACTGGTGAAATCCTTCGAGCAAGCCAAGCGCGATCTGAATGACACGGTTTTTAAGTTCTATGCCCGTTACGCTAAAAATAACAAGATTTCACTGGACGAGGCGCAGAAAGTTCTTTCTCTGTCTGAGCTGCAAGATTTCCGCGGCGATCTGAATGAGTTTGAAAGGCTTGCCAAAGATTCCATTGGCACGTTTGATCTTCAGGTCGACAACCTGTCCGTGAAAGCACGCATTACCCGGTATGAGGCGCTCCTGACGCAGTGCGACGGTATGCTGCAAAAGTTATATCAGGAACAAAAAAAGCAGATTGAGGGCACCGCGACACAGGTTTACACCGAGGAATACTACCGACGCCAGTTTGACATTGAGAAATATACCGGTTTTCAATTCAACTTTTCCCAGCCTTCGACGTCGGCTATCCGGAAGGTGCTGGAACAACCGGTTCAGGGCATGGACATTTCCACTCGGCTGTGGCGGCAGGATATTGATACCGGGTTCCGTATCCGATCGACGCTGAACAATATGTTTATGACCGGCCGGCCGCCTCAGGACTTTTCCACCGAATTGCAGAAAGCAATCGGCGCTGTCCGCACTAATCCAGACGGCACTCCGGGCGGCGTCGGGAAGAAATACGAGGCGTATCGGCTGCTCTATAACGAATCCTCCCATGCAGTCAACCAGGCGCATCTACAGGCGTACCGTGATGATGGGTTGGACGAGTATGAGGTTGTCGCTACGCTGGATAAAGCGACTTGTGATATTTGTTCACCGCAGGACGGCAAGCATTACCCGGTCGATAAGGCTGTCGAAGGTGTGAATCATCCGTCCTTTCATGTAAACTGCAGATGCACGACGGCTCCCTACATTGGCGATCTGGACAGTTTTAGCGGTGAGCGTATGGCCCGCGACCCGGTGACAGGCAAAAGTATTCCGACCACGGCGCAGACCTACGGAGAATGGAAAGCGCAGCAGGACGAGAAGTACGGGGTCGGCACCGTTGATACTGAGCGGAAGAAAGCGCAGAACGAAGTTCCCGACTTTCAACAATATCAAAAAGTCCGTTCTACCTTGGGGGAAAATGCACCATTTCCATTTGCAAATTATCAGGATCAGAAGTATAATAATCCTGAAGAATTCGCAAAAACTCAGCGTCAATTGAAAACGTTTGAAAAAATTTATTCAAAAGATGTTTACACCGTCGAATATAAGCAAAAACTTAAAGACACATACCAGTTCTTTAGAAAGAATGGTTTTGAATTCACCGAACATGCGCTCAACCGAACTGTCGGGCAAAAGCACGCTAAGGATAAAGTGAATTTTACGCAAGAACAATTGCTCGGCATTCTTCAAAAAGTGCCAAATTATACTCAGCCTAATGGCCATCAAGTTCGCTTTTATGATGACCTTGCTGTGATACAGGCCACAGATACGAGCGAAATAGTTAGTATCGTGACCAGAAAGACCCCAAAAGCAGATTGGAGTGAAAACAAATGA
- a CDS encoding phage portal protein: MQSLTIDFNDINQLRQIIQNYMYSENCAYLRMKAQAEDGFKYYDNEGLIKKNGAAYIYEVNSFMKKIGKSPLHSADNRISMNRHRVVVDQKIGYLFSVPPQFDLPADDAGKGDDPTLKKVNDTVGSQWPKVIKQLGTDASNCGRAWLAFWQEDNGFDYWYVNPLTCVPIYDRSTVKKKLLYLLRAYGYNDQNGKPVTRYEIWGDSQVAYLIKPEAQGSAKPIINYETLPDGSCNIQPHNYGRVPFIEFRNNAKAFNDLIMYKDIIDALDKLVSGFANDCDDIQEVLWVLKNYSGESEVPVYNKDGTEAVDDNGEPIMRPVDVPQMLKLKKFVTVGDNGGVDKITNEIPFQARQAFRDILNEEFWTSAMAVNPNPPSSTGNQSGVYIDYLYGLLELKGGLMETEFRDSIDEFLETVLHYLGVEKSKQFVQTWKRTKPQNNTETATILSTLPDTVMSNETKTKNAPFVNDWQAERAQIEKEQKQNEQNLLDSMGQPGHEHPPGSGNKPPQPNADDGGGT; encoded by the coding sequence TTGCAATCGCTTACGATTGATTTCAACGACATAAATCAGCTCCGACAGATCATTCAGAATTATATGTATTCTGAAAATTGTGCCTACCTGCGGATGAAAGCACAGGCCGAAGACGGTTTCAAGTATTACGACAACGAGGGCTTAATTAAAAAGAACGGTGCGGCGTACATCTACGAAGTCAACAGTTTCATGAAGAAAATCGGCAAATCTCCGCTGCACTCCGCAGATAACCGAATATCGATGAACCGGCACCGCGTTGTGGTGGATCAGAAAATCGGATATTTGTTTTCCGTTCCGCCGCAGTTTGACCTTCCGGCAGACGATGCTGGTAAAGGCGACGACCCGACGTTGAAAAAAGTCAATGATACCGTCGGATCACAGTGGCCGAAAGTAATCAAGCAACTCGGCACCGACGCTTCAAATTGCGGCCGCGCATGGCTAGCGTTCTGGCAGGAAGATAACGGTTTTGATTATTGGTACGTGAATCCGCTGACGTGTGTGCCGATATATGACCGCTCAACGGTCAAGAAAAAGCTCCTGTATCTCTTGCGAGCATACGGCTATAACGACCAAAATGGCAAGCCTGTGACTCGTTACGAGATATGGGGCGATTCTCAGGTTGCGTACCTGATTAAGCCCGAAGCGCAGGGCAGTGCAAAACCGATTATAAACTACGAAACCCTGCCGGATGGTTCCTGCAATATCCAGCCGCACAACTACGGCCGTGTGCCGTTCATCGAATTCCGCAACAATGCTAAGGCGTTTAATGACCTGATTATGTACAAGGACATCATTGATGCACTGGATAAACTGGTTTCTGGGTTTGCAAACGACTGCGATGATATCCAAGAAGTATTGTGGGTCCTCAAAAATTACAGCGGTGAATCCGAAGTGCCGGTTTATAACAAAGACGGTACGGAGGCGGTTGATGATAATGGCGAACCCATTATGCGCCCGGTCGACGTTCCGCAGATGCTCAAACTTAAAAAATTTGTTACCGTGGGAGACAATGGCGGCGTTGATAAAATTACGAATGAAATCCCATTTCAAGCAAGACAGGCGTTCCGGGATATTCTAAACGAAGAATTTTGGACGTCCGCAATGGCCGTTAATCCGAATCCGCCAAGTAGCACAGGTAATCAGTCCGGCGTGTATATCGACTATCTGTACGGCCTTCTGGAATTAAAGGGCGGCTTGATGGAAACCGAATTTCGTGATTCTATCGATGAATTTTTGGAAACAGTGCTGCACTATCTCGGTGTAGAGAAATCAAAGCAGTTCGTCCAAACATGGAAGCGCACGAAACCGCAGAACAATACCGAAACTGCAACGATTTTGTCCACACTGCCCGATACGGTTATGTCCAACGAGACAAAGACTAAAAATGCACCGTTTGTGAATGATTGGCAGGCAGAGCGGGCGCAGATTGAAAAAGAACAGAAGCAGAATGAACAGAATTTACTGGATTCGATGGGGCAACCGGGGCATGAGCATCCACCAGGCAGCGGAAATAAGCCTCCGCAGCCGAATGCAGATGATGGAGGCGGTACCTGA
- a CDS encoding PBSX family phage terminase large subunit, whose translation MWDEIDNKIEALRKAINNNAVKLRQQIRQGFFEFKPFSIKQKKVLTWWCSNSSVKDQEGIIADGAIRSGKTLCMSLSYVMWAMNAFDGQNFAICGKTIGSLRRNVLFWLRLMLRSRGYSVQDKRADNLMVVRRGGVVNYFYQFGGKDERSQDLIQGITLAGVFFDEVALMPESFVNQATARCSVTGSKFWFNCNPEGPQHWFYVNWILKCKDRHILYLHFTMDDNLSLSEEIKERYRNSYFGVFFDRYIRGLWVIAEGLIYSDIANGLGIVEQEERQYVKYYISIDYGTLNPFSAGLYGLSKGVWYRFDEYYHSGRETGRQLTDAEYYTALEKLAEKRHISRIIIDPSAASMIAEIRKHGRFTVQQANNDVVDGIRETAKAFSQGRIKVTKNCSGAITEFSSYCWDDKKQEDKPIKENDHAMDEIRYFVNTVMVRHGGTKIGW comes from the coding sequence ATGTGGGATGAAATCGATAACAAGATTGAGGCGCTCCGCAAGGCTATAAACAATAACGCCGTAAAGCTTAGACAACAGATACGTCAAGGGTTTTTTGAGTTTAAACCTTTTTCCATTAAGCAAAAGAAAGTGCTTACATGGTGGTGCTCGAATAGTTCAGTAAAGGACCAGGAGGGTATTATTGCTGATGGTGCAATCCGCTCGGGTAAAACACTTTGTATGTCTCTCTCATATGTCATGTGGGCTATGAATGCATTTGACGGGCAGAATTTTGCTATTTGCGGTAAGACAATCGGGTCACTTCGCCGCAACGTTCTGTTTTGGCTTCGGTTGATGTTGAGGTCCCGTGGATACTCCGTGCAAGACAAACGAGCCGATAATCTGATGGTCGTAAGGCGTGGCGGCGTCGTAAACTATTTTTATCAGTTTGGCGGCAAGGATGAACGCTCACAGGACCTGATCCAAGGCATAACTCTAGCGGGCGTATTTTTTGATGAAGTTGCTTTGATGCCGGAAAGCTTCGTCAACCAGGCAACCGCCCGTTGTTCTGTAACAGGTTCTAAGTTCTGGTTCAACTGCAATCCGGAAGGCCCACAACACTGGTTCTATGTCAATTGGATTTTAAAGTGCAAAGATCGCCACATCTTATATCTGCATTTCACAATGGACGACAACCTATCATTGTCGGAAGAAATCAAGGAAAGATACCGAAATTCATATTTCGGGGTGTTTTTTGACCGCTATATTCGTGGGCTATGGGTTATCGCCGAGGGATTGATTTACTCTGATATTGCAAATGGTCTGGGGATTGTAGAGCAGGAGGAACGACAGTATGTGAAATATTACATTTCCATTGACTACGGCACACTTAACCCGTTCAGTGCCGGGCTGTATGGTCTAAGTAAAGGAGTGTGGTATCGCTTTGATGAATATTATCACTCCGGGCGTGAAACAGGGCGGCAACTTACAGATGCGGAGTATTACACTGCACTAGAAAAGCTGGCAGAAAAACGACATATTAGCCGAATTATCATTGACCCGTCCGCCGCTTCGATGATAGCCGAAATCCGAAAGCATGGACGGTTTACAGTTCAGCAGGCTAACAATGATGTTGTGGATGGAATTAGGGAAACAGCTAAGGCATTCAGTCAAGGTCGCATAAAGGTCACGAAAAACTGTTCCGGGGCTATCACAGAATTCTCTTCATATTGCTGGGATGATAAAAAACAGGAAGATAAGCCAATCAAGGAGAACGACCACGCAATGGACGAAATACGGTATTTTGTAAACACGGTCATGGTCCGCCATGGCGGCACAAAGATAGGGTGGTGA
- a CDS encoding terminase small subunit: MGKRRSPERDKAFRLYKESGGTLPLVEIAAQLNLPEGTIRGWKNKDHWNGTVPKNTERSKNKSPNKILVETVESNEELSEQQKFFCLYYIKTFNATMAYMKAYHSTYENANGHASRLLLNPKIREEIKQLKEIRSMGILATADDVVDRYMKIAFADMTDYVEWGRATVAVMGPFGPIYEGKGKDKRLITQDVNDVRFKESTEVDGTLIAEVKQGKDGASVKLADRMKALDWLSRYFELNPSDRHKQEYDKRRLEIELLKTQASIKTSGDESVPDDGFTEALNGKAADIWQNDDDSAKDSEHVG; this comes from the coding sequence ATGGGAAAAAGGAGAAGCCCGGAAAGAGATAAAGCCTTTAGGCTCTATAAAGAATCCGGCGGCACTCTTCCCCTCGTTGAGATTGCCGCACAGCTTAATCTACCGGAAGGCACTATTCGCGGATGGAAGAATAAAGATCATTGGAACGGAACGGTTCCGAAAAATACGGAACGTTCCAAAAACAAAAGCCCCAATAAGATCCTAGTTGAAACGGTCGAAAGTAATGAGGAATTATCAGAGCAGCAAAAATTCTTCTGCCTGTATTATATTAAAACTTTTAATGCGACTATGGCCTATATGAAAGCTTATCACAGCACATATGAGAATGCTAATGGTCATGCATCCCGGCTACTGTTAAACCCGAAAATCAGAGAAGAGATAAAGCAATTAAAAGAAATTCGTAGCATGGGAATACTTGCAACCGCCGATGATGTGGTTGACCGATATATGAAAATAGCGTTCGCGGATATGACCGACTATGTCGAGTGGGGCCGTGCCACTGTTGCGGTTATGGGGCCTTTCGGACCCATCTATGAGGGAAAAGGCAAAGATAAAAGGCTGATTACCCAGGATGTTAATGACGTCCGTTTTAAAGAATCCACAGAGGTTGACGGAACGCTCATTGCTGAGGTTAAACAAGGTAAGGATGGAGCGAGCGTGAAACTGGCTGACCGTATGAAAGCCTTGGACTGGTTAAGCAGGTATTTTGAGCTCAATCCATCCGACCGACATAAGCAAGAATATGATAAGCGTCGGCTTGAAATTGAACTACTCAAAACGCAAGCCTCCATTAAAACCTCTGGTGATGAATCTGTTCCTGATGATGGATTTACCGAGGCTTTAAACGGGAAGGCTGCTGATATTTGGCAGAATGATGATGATTCTGCAAAGGATAGCGAACATGTGGGATGA